The sequence ATCACCCGCCGCTTCGACAGGCCCTTGGCCTCGGCGAGCCGGACGTAGTCCTCGCTGAGCGTGGTGACCATCATGTTGCGCATGCCGATCAGCCAGCCGCCGATCGACGCCACGGTGATGGTCACGGCCGGCAGCACCGCGTAGTTGATCGCGCTGCCGATGAAGCCGCTGTTCAGCCCGATGTGCTGGTCGAGCGCGTAACCGCCGGACAGCGGGAACCACTTGAAGGTGATCGCGAAGAGATAGACCATGATGATCGCGAACCAGAAGTACGGGATCGACGACAGGAACGTCGTGACCGGCACCAGTGAGTCCAGCCAGCTGCCCCGCTTCCAGCCGGCCAGCATGCCCAGCGCGGTGCCGATGACGAAGCCGAGCACCGTGCAGATCGTCACCAGGATCAGCGTCCAGTACATGCTCTGCCCGAGCACCGTGCTGACCTTCGACGGGTAGTAGGCGTAGGAGGTGCCGAAGTCACCGGTGAAGACGCTGTGCCAGTAACTGACGTACTGCTGCCAGAGGTTCTGGTCGGACTGGCCGAACAGCACCCGCAGCGCGTGCACCGCGGAGGGGCTGAGCTTGCCGTGGAACTGCTGGATCAGGTTGTCGGCCGGGTTGCCCGGCATGATCCGCGGGATGAGGAAGTTGAGGCTGATCGCCGCCCAGGCGGTGAGCAGGTAGAAGGCGATCTTCCGTAGCAGCGTGCGCACCGGTCACTCGCCTTCACGATCGGGTCGACAGGCCCAGCGGGCGGCGCGCCGCACCAGCTCGCGCATCGCGGGCTCACCCCAGATCCGCATGTCGTGGCCGAGTTGGAGGTAGCAGACCCGGCCCTGGCCGTACTGCCGGGTGTGCAGCAGGGGTTCGGTGCCGGTGGCGGTCTCGCGCCAGGCGACCACCTGAGCGTCGTCCGCCGTCGCCAGTTCGTAGTGCTCGTGGGTCACCTCGAACGGCGGTATGCCCGCGGTCAGTTCGTGGTCCGGGTCGAGCCGCACCTCGAACCGGCTCTCGTGCGGGAGCGGCCCGTGCGAGAGGTAGCGGCCGCCGATCAGCTCGGCGAGCAGCCGGTCGCCCGCGTCCAACCGGTCCGGCGGCGAGGCGAGGACCGTGGTGGAGTGCAGCGCGACCAGGCCGCAGCCGCCGTGCACCGCCCGCGCCAGCGCCTGGCGCTGACCGGTGGTGAAACGGCCCAGCGCGGTGTACAGGACGATCACGTCCGCGTCGGCCGCGCCGTCCAGCGGGGCGGTGCCGAGCCCGGTGCGGGTCGCGAAACCCTCCTCGGTCAGCGTGCTCTGCAGCACGGAGGCCGCGGTGAACAGGTCCTCGTACACGTCGTCGCCGCTGATCACGGCGAGGGCGGTCGGCCCTGCGGGGCGGCCGGCCGGGGCCGCGGCACGGGCGCGGTGCCCGGCGGCCCGGGCGGCGGGCCTCGCGGGGTGGCCGGCCCGGACATGGCGGGGCTGGGATATCTGCATGCGCAGGCTCGATTCAGTAGGTGGAGCGCAATTCACCGGTAGGGCTCCAGAAGCCCTCTGCGCGCCCGCTGGTCAGGGCGTTGTCCATCCGGTCCAGCGGCAGCGCCACGCGCCGCCTGGACCTGCTGCTCTCATAGGTGGCGAAGATCAACTCGGCCCCGCGCAGCGCGTGTTCGGCGTGCAGCGCCGGCCGGCTGCCGGTCCGCAGCGACGCGACCAGGTCGCGGATCGCGTCGGCGGTCCCGG comes from Streptomyces sp. NBC_00448 and encodes:
- a CDS encoding ABC transporter permease yields the protein MRTLLRKIAFYLLTAWAAISLNFLIPRIMPGNPADNLIQQFHGKLSPSAVHALRVLFGQSDQNLWQQYVSYWHSVFTGDFGTSYAYYPSKVSTVLGQSMYWTLILVTICTVLGFVIGTALGMLAGWKRGSWLDSLVPVTTFLSSIPYFWFAIIMVYLFAITFKWFPLSGGYALDQHIGLNSGFIGSAINYAVLPAVTITVASIGGWLIGMRNMMVTTLSEDYVRLAEAKGLSKRRVMYTYAARNAMLPSLSGFAMSLGFVIGGSIVTEVVFNYPGIGSVLFKAAQAADYPLMSAIFLLITVLVLVANLVADIAYVFLDPRTRES
- a CDS encoding ThuA domain-containing protein; its protein translation is MQISQPRHVRAGHPARPAARAAGHRARAAAPAGRPAGPTALAVISGDDVYEDLFTAASVLQSTLTEEGFATRTGLGTAPLDGAADADVIVLYTALGRFTTGQRQALARAVHGGCGLVALHSTTVLASPPDRLDAGDRLLAELIGGRYLSHGPLPHESRFEVRLDPDHELTAGIPPFEVTHEHYELATADDAQVVAWRETATGTEPLLHTRQYGQGRVCYLQLGHDMRIWGEPAMRELVRRAARWACRPDREGE